In Bradyrhizobium guangxiense, one DNA window encodes the following:
- a CDS encoding RraA family protein encodes MTQDAAENLKTFGVTTLSDALDRLGIEGQCLGIMPFARSMRLAGPAFTIRMLPTGQSGGSVGDYIDDVQPGQIVVIDNDGRMDATVWGDILTLVADRRGIGGTVIDGVCRDIDRSIELDYPIYARANTMRTGKDRVTADAYNVTVQIAGIRIAPGDWLVGDGDGVICIPASRVQEVIEVAGQIAAAEEKIREAVLRGDRLDETRKKLRYHALQTRESGAKA; translated from the coding sequence ATGACACAGGACGCGGCTGAAAACCTCAAGACATTCGGGGTGACGACCCTGTCAGATGCACTGGATCGACTGGGCATCGAGGGGCAGTGTCTCGGGATCATGCCGTTTGCGCGCTCGATGCGTCTTGCCGGCCCGGCCTTTACGATCCGAATGCTACCGACCGGCCAGAGCGGCGGTTCGGTCGGCGACTATATCGATGATGTGCAGCCCGGCCAGATCGTCGTCATCGACAATGACGGTCGCATGGACGCCACGGTCTGGGGCGACATTCTGACCCTGGTCGCCGACCGCCGCGGCATCGGCGGCACCGTCATTGACGGCGTCTGCCGCGATATCGACCGCAGCATCGAACTCGACTATCCGATCTATGCCCGGGCCAACACGATGCGGACTGGCAAGGATCGCGTCACTGCCGACGCCTACAATGTGACCGTGCAAATTGCCGGTATCCGCATCGCGCCTGGCGATTGGCTGGTCGGGGATGGCGACGGCGTGATCTGCATCCCGGCGAGCCGCGTCCAAGAGGTGATCGAAGTCGCCGGACAGATCGCAGCCGCAGAGGAGAAGATCCGCGAAGCCGTGCTGCGCGGCGATCGCCTCGACGAGACACGGAAGAAGTTGCGCTACCATGCGCTGCAAACGCGCGAGAGCGGCGCCAAGGCTTGA
- a CDS encoding amidohydrolase family protein encodes MIIDAHAHLVAPPSFYAHRGNLQVARGQYGIYHAKIPDAELEKSAAQNVQIMDGVGTDIQVLSPRPFMMLHGENRWDDIVSWAQDNNDMIARTIKLHPKRFRGVGGLPQATGVPVEKMFDEIKRCINDLGFLGVLINPDPSEGAGKSPPMGDSYWYPLYEFLCEHDIPGHIHSCACCGRETYDEHFITEESLAITSISRSDVFKRFPSLKLLISHGGGSVPYQVGRWRSNRQMFAAASGAKAETFDETLKRFWFDTVLHYKKSLELLFDVVGADRCVFGTERPGSGGGIDPNSGKPYDDIRPVIESITEISEADKKGIFEGNARRLFARLDV; translated from the coding sequence ATGATCATCGACGCCCACGCGCATCTCGTCGCGCCGCCGAGCTTCTACGCCCATCGCGGAAATCTCCAGGTCGCGCGCGGCCAATACGGCATCTATCACGCCAAGATCCCGGATGCAGAGCTTGAGAAATCAGCAGCCCAGAACGTGCAGATCATGGACGGCGTCGGCACCGACATCCAGGTTCTCTCACCCCGGCCTTTCATGATGCTGCATGGCGAGAACCGCTGGGACGACATCGTCAGCTGGGCGCAGGACAACAACGACATGATCGCACGCACGATCAAGTTGCACCCCAAGCGCTTCCGCGGCGTGGGCGGCCTGCCTCAAGCGACGGGCGTGCCGGTTGAAAAGATGTTCGACGAGATCAAGCGGTGCATCAACGATCTCGGCTTTCTGGGCGTGTTGATCAATCCCGATCCTTCGGAGGGGGCCGGCAAGTCGCCGCCGATGGGCGATTCCTATTGGTATCCCCTATACGAATTCCTCTGCGAGCACGATATCCCTGGTCACATCCACAGCTGCGCCTGCTGCGGCCGCGAAACGTATGACGAGCACTTCATCACGGAAGAGAGCCTTGCCATCACCTCGATCTCCCGGTCCGACGTGTTCAAGCGCTTTCCCAGCTTGAAGCTGCTGATCAGCCATGGCGGCGGCTCCGTGCCGTATCAAGTCGGTCGCTGGCGCTCGAATCGCCAAATGTTCGCCGCCGCCTCGGGGGCGAAGGCCGAGACTTTCGACGAGACGCTCAAGCGCTTCTGGTTCGATACGGTACTGCACTACAAGAAATCGCTGGAGCTGCTGTTCGACGTGGTCGGCGCCGATCGGTGCGTCTTCGGCACCGAGCGGCCGGGCAGCGGCGGCGGCATCGATCCAAATTCGGGCAAGCCCTATGACGACATCAGGCCGGTAATCGAATCGATCACCGAGATCAGCGAAGCTGACAAGAAGGGCATTTTCGAAGGCAACGCGCGCCGTCTGTTCGCGCGGCTTGACGTCTGA
- a CDS encoding cytochrome P450: MNEVSEFDLTGNGFLDDPYPTYRRLRSECPVYHCPTTKLWFVSRYADIAYALNNPVLLSSSAGNALSDSPLRVGKTLGSIDPPRHDELRRIIMRGLSPARIELVLPWIRDTLAKGLEALGTRRRCDFVAEVSRPVLFGALGRMLGLGPDSAQRAAELSERLFRGNSGPAGPALSEEERAKVIALLSEELERRRVERGDDLFSVLIAAQQDGAPLTDTEIVANMMTVLLAGNASIGHFLPNLVHALWRHPEQRSRILADQSLVEATIEEGVRWDTSTQCFARITSSPVALSETDIPAGSRVVLLYGSANRDESAITNAETFNVDRGKVRHFGFGSGPHICLGAPATRAMLRTILPKVLSTFGDFEIDLARAVRVRHLMVRGFRSLPLAW, from the coding sequence GTGAACGAGGTGAGCGAGTTCGACCTCACCGGCAATGGGTTTCTCGATGACCCCTATCCGACCTATCGTCGCCTGCGCTCCGAATGTCCGGTCTATCATTGCCCTACCACAAAGCTCTGGTTCGTGAGCCGCTATGCGGATATCGCCTATGCACTGAACAATCCCGTCCTGCTCTCGTCCTCCGCCGGGAACGCCCTCAGCGATTCTCCGCTGCGCGTGGGCAAGACGCTCGGCTCGATCGACCCGCCACGGCATGACGAGCTTCGCCGGATCATCATGCGGGGACTGAGCCCGGCGCGTATCGAGCTGGTTCTGCCCTGGATCCGCGATACTCTCGCTAAGGGCCTGGAAGCGCTTGGCACCCGGCGCCGATGCGACTTTGTCGCCGAAGTGAGCCGCCCGGTGCTGTTCGGCGCGCTAGGCAGGATGCTGGGGCTGGGACCCGATTCGGCGCAGCGCGCAGCCGAGCTGTCGGAGCGTTTATTTCGCGGGAATTCCGGCCCCGCGGGGCCTGCGCTCTCCGAGGAAGAACGCGCCAAGGTCATTGCGCTGCTGTCCGAGGAGTTGGAACGCCGGCGTGTCGAACGTGGGGACGATCTCTTCTCGGTCCTGATCGCTGCTCAACAGGATGGAGCGCCCCTCACGGATACCGAGATCGTCGCAAACATGATGACCGTGCTCCTGGCCGGCAATGCCTCCATCGGCCACTTTCTACCCAACCTGGTCCATGCGCTCTGGCGCCACCCCGAGCAGCGATCGCGCATCCTGGCCGATCAGAGCTTGGTCGAAGCTACCATCGAAGAGGGTGTGCGCTGGGATACCTCGACACAGTGTTTCGCGCGGATCACTTCCAGCCCGGTCGCCCTCAGCGAAACCGACATTCCAGCAGGCAGCCGGGTGGTGTTGCTTTACGGCTCCGCCAATCGCGATGAGAGCGCAATTACAAATGCCGAGACCTTCAATGTCGACCGGGGCAAGGTTCGCCATTTCGGCTTCGGTTCGGGGCCGCATATTTGCCTCGGCGCCCCCGCGACACGCGCCATGCTCCGCACCATTCTGCCGAAAGTGCTGAGCACTTTCGGGGACTTCGAGATTGACCTCGCCCGCGCAGTTCGTGTTCGTCACCTGATGGTGCGCGGCTTCAGGAGCTTGCCGCTCGCTTGGTAA
- a CDS encoding GGDEF domain-containing protein: MNDPLMTLGDVYRRTVRDVAIGLVLTVPLVWLAYAYLFGPEGNVSSLYATGCVALLGTLASIGIGGAMSLRSNLLQQKLIATQAELLRLSRVDQLTGLLNRRGFNEVAAKALAEAYDRHLPAIGLMMDIDRFKGINDQYGHDFGDAVLVEIGDVLKSFAKEHSLVIGRHGGEEFAALLLGVSPSDAVLLAEQLRQACGQREVARNGALTKVTVSIGLAVSKGSEGLSKVLGLADEALYRAKRAGRDQVSVRYSDTIGVSALGFT, translated from the coding sequence ATGAATGATCCCTTAATGACGTTGGGAGATGTGTACCGTCGGACGGTTCGCGACGTTGCGATCGGGCTTGTCTTAACTGTTCCGCTGGTTTGGCTAGCATACGCCTATCTGTTCGGACCGGAGGGCAACGTGAGCAGCCTTTATGCGACAGGTTGCGTCGCTCTGCTTGGTACGCTCGCCTCCATTGGAATTGGAGGCGCCATGAGCCTGCGCAGCAACCTGCTGCAGCAAAAGTTGATCGCGACCCAGGCCGAGCTCCTAAGACTTTCGAGAGTTGACCAACTCACCGGTCTCTTGAATCGAAGAGGATTTAACGAGGTTGCAGCCAAGGCTCTCGCAGAGGCATACGATCGTCACCTTCCCGCTATAGGCTTGATGATGGATATCGATCGGTTCAAGGGCATAAATGATCAATACGGTCATGATTTCGGTGATGCGGTGCTGGTTGAAATCGGGGACGTGCTCAAGTCGTTCGCGAAGGAGCATAGCCTCGTGATTGGCAGGCATGGAGGCGAAGAATTCGCGGCGCTGCTGTTGGGCGTATCTCCGAGCGATGCAGTTTTACTCGCTGAGCAGTTGCGGCAGGCTTGCGGGCAGAGAGAAGTTGCCCGAAATGGTGCCTTGACCAAGGTCACGGTTAGCATTGGGCTGGCGGTTTCCAAGGGAAGCGAGGGATTGTCGAAAGTACTTGGCCTTGCAGACGAAGCTTTGTATCGCGCCAAGCGTGCAGGGCGAGATCAGGTTTCGGTGCGCTATAGCGATACCATTGGCGTTTCCGCTTTGGGCTTCACCTAA
- a CDS encoding cytochrome P450, producing MAFRFDPEERNFVDDPYPTYKVLRDDHPVYLHEGSGFYIITRNEDVARILNDYEVFSSARGNALVDSPLRVGRTLGSTDPPRHDELRRVVMKGFTPARIESMLPAIQRDVDRLLHKFGTRRECDFMADISRPILYGALGRMLGLDGEAADRAADLSRDIFHTDTGPMGPAARPGLMEGVFELLTEQLERRRKDRSDDLFSFLLDAQEGGAPLSDGEILGNMSTVLLAGNASIGHYFSNLIYALWTNPDERRKLQADPALLDAAVNEGVRWDTSTQAFGRQTTKEVKLHGIAIPADSRLVVCFAAANRDERAIPDPDRFDISRPKTRHFGFGSGPHICLGAPAARAMMRTVMTPLLPALGDYELDVANAERVAHMMVRGFYKLTIRW from the coding sequence ATGGCCTTTCGTTTCGATCCCGAGGAGCGGAACTTCGTGGACGACCCCTATCCCACCTACAAGGTGTTGCGCGACGACCATCCGGTCTATCTGCACGAAGGGAGCGGGTTCTACATCATCACGCGAAACGAGGACGTGGCGCGCATCCTCAACGACTACGAGGTCTTCTCTTCGGCGCGTGGCAATGCGCTGGTCGATTCACCCTTGCGGGTGGGCAGGACGCTCGGATCGACCGATCCGCCGCGTCATGACGAACTTCGCCGTGTGGTGATGAAGGGCTTCACGCCCGCGCGCATCGAATCCATGCTGCCCGCCATTCAGCGCGACGTCGATCGACTGCTGCACAAGTTCGGCACCCGTCGTGAGTGCGACTTCATGGCAGATATCAGCAGGCCCATCCTCTATGGCGCACTCGGGCGGATGCTCGGGTTGGACGGCGAAGCTGCGGACCGGGCGGCGGATTTGTCGCGGGACATCTTTCATACCGATACGGGACCGATGGGCCCGGCTGCGAGGCCGGGCTTGATGGAAGGGGTGTTTGAACTGCTCACCGAGCAGCTCGAGCGACGTCGCAAGGACCGCAGTGACGATCTGTTCTCGTTCCTGCTCGACGCACAGGAGGGGGGAGCACCACTTTCCGACGGCGAGATTCTGGGCAACATGTCGACCGTCCTGCTCGCGGGCAACGCGTCCATCGGGCATTATTTCTCTAACTTGATCTACGCGCTCTGGACCAATCCGGACGAGCGTCGCAAGTTGCAGGCCGATCCGGCCCTGCTGGATGCCGCCGTGAACGAAGGCGTTCGCTGGGATACGTCAACCCAGGCTTTCGGACGGCAGACCACGAAGGAGGTCAAGCTGCACGGAATCGCAATTCCGGCAGACAGCCGGCTCGTGGTCTGTTTCGCGGCCGCCAATCGCGACGAACGCGCTATCCCGGATCCGGACCGCTTTGACATCAGCCGGCCAAAGACCCGGCATTTTGGCTTCGGCTCCGGCCCCCATATCTGCCTTGGGGCGCCCGCAGCACGGGCCATGATGCGAACGGTCATGACCCCTCTGCTGCCGGCGCTCGGCGACTATGAGCTCGACGTCGCGAACGCCGAACGCGTCGCTCACATGATGGTACGCGGCTTTTACAAGCTGACGATCCGCTGGTGA
- a CDS encoding RidA family protein yields the protein MTARRSIEIEGFSHGAQPIPAASRVGNIVMTGGVYGLDLAAGKIPDEVEKQVELMFDNLKRIMAAAGGAMDRIVKMTVYVKVPEARPAVNKHWLEAFPDAASRPARHTFQNDHLPANMLVQCDAMAVLE from the coding sequence ATGACTGCACGCCGCAGCATCGAAATCGAAGGCTTCAGCCATGGCGCTCAGCCGATACCCGCAGCGTCTCGCGTCGGCAATATCGTCATGACCGGCGGTGTCTATGGGTTGGATCTCGCGGCAGGAAAGATTCCTGACGAGGTCGAGAAACAGGTTGAACTGATGTTCGACAATCTCAAGCGCATCATGGCGGCAGCCGGAGGTGCGATGGATCGCATCGTCAAGATGACGGTTTACGTCAAGGTTCCGGAAGCCCGACCGGCCGTCAACAAGCATTGGCTGGAAGCGTTCCCCGATGCAGCTTCGCGACCTGCACGGCATACATTCCAGAACGATCATCTGCCGGCCAACATGCTGGTCCAATGCGATGCCATGGCGGTTCTCGAGTGA
- a CDS encoding extradiol ring-cleavage dioxygenase: MAKIVLGLAASHTPMLALEGKRWSERAADDLKNKALNLSDGRYVSYDELARENGAPYAALATEAKFLEIEAASQKALDYMADRLAQVAPDVVLIVGDDQAELFSLSNMPAISIFYGEEILTHERHLTPQTPNWIGTVMKGYAMDAVHTFPGCPELARELIHGLIENDVDIGAAAKVDDPHKAGFGHAYGFIIERLFKGKSIPVLPVLLNTYFPPNAPTARRAYGVGQAIASLISRSKLDARVAVVASGGLSHFVVDEKLDRKVLDAIKRKDVSVLKSLTRGELNSGSSELLNWVMVAGMSEHLDNDWTEYYPGYRTPAGTGTGIGFAVWS; the protein is encoded by the coding sequence ATGGCGAAAATCGTTCTCGGCCTCGCCGCGTCGCACACCCCCATGCTCGCGCTGGAGGGAAAGCGTTGGAGCGAGCGCGCGGCTGACGATCTCAAGAACAAAGCTCTCAATCTCTCCGATGGCCGCTATGTGTCCTACGACGAGCTCGCCCGCGAAAACGGCGCTCCTTATGCGGCGCTGGCGACCGAGGCGAAGTTCCTGGAGATCGAGGCCGCATCGCAGAAGGCTCTGGATTACATGGCCGACCGCCTGGCGCAGGTTGCACCCGACGTCGTGCTGATCGTGGGGGACGATCAGGCCGAATTGTTCAGCCTATCCAACATGCCCGCAATCTCCATCTTCTATGGAGAGGAGATCCTGACGCATGAGCGCCATCTCACGCCGCAGACGCCGAATTGGATCGGCACGGTCATGAAGGGATATGCCATGGATGCAGTCCATACGTTTCCGGGCTGTCCAGAGCTCGCCCGCGAGCTGATCCATGGTCTGATCGAGAACGACGTGGACATCGGAGCAGCAGCGAAGGTGGATGACCCGCACAAGGCCGGATTCGGCCATGCCTACGGCTTCATCATCGAGCGGCTGTTCAAGGGAAAGTCCATTCCGGTTCTGCCGGTCCTGCTGAACACCTACTTTCCGCCCAATGCCCCGACGGCACGACGCGCCTATGGCGTCGGACAGGCGATCGCGAGCCTCATTTCACGGTCGAAGTTGGATGCCCGAGTGGCCGTGGTGGCCAGCGGCGGCCTGAGCCATTTTGTCGTGGACGAGAAGCTCGATCGCAAGGTGCTCGATGCGATCAAGCGCAAGGACGTGTCCGTCCTCAAGTCGCTGACCAGGGGAGAGTTGAACTCCGGCTCTTCGGAACTCCTGAATTGGGTGATGGTCGCGGGCATGTCCGAGCATCTCGACAACGACTGGACGGAATACTATCCAGGCTATAGGACCCCGGCCGGTACAGGCACGGGTATCGGCTTCGCCGTCTGGTCCTAA
- a CDS encoding TetR/AcrR family transcriptional regulator, which produces MATDLTKETLDEVVNQRRRQQRSLDTRERILEAAFEEFAERGFEGASTRTVAAKAGVQHPLVTYHFKNKDGLWRAVLSTTSVNFSRHFQDYLAGVSKQDEVGQLRVLQEQFIRFAAANPNFHWLMSHEGKRESERLTWLVEDRVRNYFNVVAKLIRAAQKQDRYVEGDPYHLQYLFIGAVTRIFMLSAEVQQVMGHSPFSKKFVDEHIRTCCALFSREPAEQPRRRKLAPRNKDAKRVTKRAASS; this is translated from the coding sequence TTGGCGACGGATCTGACCAAGGAAACCCTCGACGAGGTCGTGAATCAGCGCCGGCGCCAGCAGCGTTCCCTCGACACAAGGGAACGGATCCTGGAGGCCGCTTTCGAGGAATTCGCCGAGCGTGGCTTTGAGGGAGCGTCGACACGGACGGTTGCAGCCAAGGCCGGCGTTCAGCATCCGCTCGTGACTTATCATTTCAAGAACAAGGACGGGCTTTGGCGCGCCGTCCTATCAACGACGAGCGTGAATTTCAGCCGGCACTTCCAAGACTACCTTGCCGGCGTCTCTAAGCAGGACGAGGTGGGACAGCTCAGGGTTCTCCAGGAGCAGTTCATCCGCTTCGCCGCTGCCAATCCGAACTTCCATTGGCTGATGTCACACGAGGGAAAGCGCGAGAGCGAACGGCTGACCTGGCTAGTCGAAGATCGGGTCCGCAACTATTTCAACGTCGTCGCGAAGCTCATCCGTGCGGCTCAAAAGCAAGACCGTTACGTCGAGGGCGATCCCTATCATCTCCAGTATCTGTTCATCGGTGCGGTAACGCGTATCTTCATGCTTTCGGCCGAGGTCCAGCAGGTGATGGGCCACTCGCCTTTTTCAAAGAAATTCGTTGATGAGCACATCCGCACCTGCTGCGCGCTGTTTTCCCGCGAGCCGGCAGAGCAACCTCGCCGGCGTAAGCTCGCTCCGCGAAACAAAGACGCAAAACGCGTTACCAAGCGAGCGGCAAGCTCCTGA
- a CDS encoding RraA family protein: MELDTCAVSDALDKLNLPGAVIGVSALTGPTRVAGRAVTTKLGAPLPNLPKRHLGAGAVMAAERGDIIVVEHRGRTDVSGWGGLLSLGAVKKGVSAILIDGACRDLDESRALGLPVFARPAVPVTARGRIAEHSFQEPITFGNVAVKPGDYVLADGSGVVFVDQLRAEEIIATEPRTFLGASGRWRQPSIAAKRSATSWPGTTKIC; the protein is encoded by the coding sequence ATGGAACTCGACACCTGCGCGGTGTCCGACGCGCTCGACAAGCTCAACTTGCCGGGCGCTGTCATCGGAGTCTCGGCCCTCACCGGCCCGACGCGAGTCGCCGGACGAGCCGTTACGACGAAGCTCGGCGCACCTCTGCCGAACCTCCCGAAACGCCACCTCGGCGCGGGAGCGGTGATGGCGGCAGAACGTGGCGACATCATCGTCGTCGAGCATCGCGGACGGACCGATGTGTCTGGCTGGGGCGGCCTGCTCAGCCTCGGCGCCGTCAAGAAGGGCGTTTCCGCTATTCTGATTGACGGCGCCTGCCGAGACCTTGATGAAAGTCGCGCGCTCGGGCTTCCGGTCTTTGCGCGCCCAGCCGTACCCGTGACCGCTCGCGGCCGGATCGCGGAGCATTCGTTCCAGGAGCCGATCACGTTCGGCAACGTCGCCGTCAAGCCGGGAGACTATGTCCTAGCCGATGGCAGCGGCGTGGTGTTCGTCGACCAACTCCGCGCCGAGGAGATCATCGCTACGGAGCCGAGGACATTTTTGGGCGCGAGCGGGCGATGGCGGCAGCCATCGATCGCGGCGAAGCGATCGGCAACGTCATGGCCGGGAACTACGAAGATATGCTGA